Within the Synergistota bacterium genome, the region AGGATTATTGAAGGTATAGCATCTTGGTACGGAAGCGAATGGAATAATAGGGAGACCGCAAGCGGTGAGATATACTGGGACAAAAAACTTATTGCAGCATCTAGAACCCTTCCCTTTAATTCGCTTGTGAAGGTTACCGATCTTAAGACTGGGCGTTGGGTTGTAGTCAGGATAGTTGATAGGGGACCATATGTTCGTGGCAGGATAATAGACCTATCCACGGCTGCAGCTGAGGTGTTGGAGATGAAAGGGAGAGGAATTGCTCAAGTTAGAGTAGAAGTTATTCAATGGGATGATCGTTTTGGAGGAAAGAGGTGAAATTATTGAACGTTAGAGTAAGATTTGCTCCCAGTCCTACAGGCTTTCTCCACGTTGGGGGTGCAAGGACTGCTCTTTATAATTATCTTTTTGCTAAAAGGATGGGAGGCTCTTTTATATTAAGAATTGAGGATACTGATAGAGAACGTTCTACTATAGAGGCTGAAAAATCCATAATGGAGGATCTTAAATGGTTAGGGCTTTTCTGGGATGAGGGTCCTTATCGTCAGACGGAGAGACTCTCCTTATATAAGGAGCATGCGCTTGAGCTTTTGGAAAAAGGCTTTGCTTATAAATGTTATTGTACCGAATCCGAGATTGAAGAAATGAGAGATGAGATGCTTTTAAGAAGGATTGCCCCAAAGTATAATGGAAGGTGTAAAAAGCTTTCTGAGGATGAAAAAAGGAGACTTGAGAACGAAGGTAGAGTTCCAGCTATAAGGTTTAAAGTTCCTGAAAGCGGTGAGTTAATTTTTAAAGATATTGTTAGAGGAGAACTTAGATTTAGTCTTTCAGATGTTGGAGATTTTGTTATAATGAGATCTGATGGTATACCAACTTACAACTTTGCTGTTGTAGTAGATGACCACTATATGAGTATAACTCATGTTATAAGAGCTGATGAGCATATAGCAAATACACCAAAACAGCTTCTTATTTATCAAGCTTTTGGGTGGGAACCACCTCAGTTTGCTCACGTTTCTATGATTCTGGGACCGGACAGAAGTAAGCTAAGCAAAAGGCATGGTGCCGTTTCGATATCTCAATATAGAAAAGAAGGTTATCTTCCTGAAGCAATGAATAATTATCTTCTTTTGCTTGGATGGTCTCCTCCTGATGAGAGGGAGATATTTTCTATGGATGAAATGGTGAAGGCCTTTTCGTTAGATAGACTTTCTAAGAGCCCAGCCATATTTGACATAGGTAAGCTTCGCTGGATGAATGGGCACTATATGAGAAACTTACCCCTTGATAAGGTTTATGAATATTCCCTTCCGTTCTTCCTGGAAAAAGGTTTTCCTATGGATGAGGGATGGCTTAAGAGAGTGGTTTTCGTCTATAGGGAGCATACTTCTACTCTTCAAGAGATGGTTGATGAAGCGCTACCTTTGATAAATTTTTCCTTACCTCTCCCTTTGGAAATGGAGGAAACTCTTCGCGATGAAAATGTTCCTAAGGTTTTGAAGACTTTCATAGAAGTGTTTTCTCCTTTTAAATATAAAAATGTATCTTTCTCAGAAGCGTGGGAGCTTTTAAAAGAGGTGGTTAACAGGGTTGGGCTTAAGAGAGGAAAAGTTTTGTTTCCCTTAAGAGTTGCTGTAACTGGTAGAAAATCGGGCCCTGAACTTTATTATATTATAGAGCTTCTCGGAGTGAGGAAAGCCCTTCTCAGGGTAGAAGAAGTCTTATCTTACGTTGGAGGAAAGTGATGGAAGAAACTCTTTATAATTACATATTGTTTTTTTTACAAACTTTTACTGCCTTAGTAGGCGGATATTATGTGGTTATTTATACCTTGAGTTTCTTGCCATGGAAAGAGAAAAAGAGTCATGCTGTTGATGAATATTTAAGGTTCGTTATTCTTATTCCAGCTCATAATGAGGAGAAGGTTGTTGGAAAATTGATTTCCAATTTAAGGGAGCTTGATTATCCTAAGGAGCTTTACAAGATTGTGGTCATAGCAGATAACTGTACTGATAACACAGCTAAAGTCGCGAGGGAAGCTGGTGCTATGGTATGGGAAAGGACCGATTCTAAAAGAAGGGGAAAACAATATGCTCTTGATTGGGCCTTTAGAAAGCTTTTAAAACGTAAAGAGTTTGATGCTGTTTGTGTTTTTGATGCGGATAACTTGGTTTCTCTCAATTTTCTTAAAAAGGTTAATGAGAGAATGCTTTCTGGTGAAAAGGTTCTTCAGTGTTACCTAGATACGAAAAACCCTTTCGATAGTTGGATTACCAAAGCTTATGCTTTGGGGTATTGGATATCTAACCGAGTTTTTCAGTTTGCGAGATGGAGAACAGGTTTATCAGCGGTTCTGGGGGGAACTGGTTTTGCTATTTCGATGGATTTGATAAAAAAATATGCTCTAGGTTTATCCTCTTTGACAGAGGATCTTGAACTTACGATGAGGCTTAATCTAGCTGGTATAAAAGTTGGATGGATACACGATGCCAAAGTTTATGATGAAAAACCACTTACTTTTAAGGAGTCGTGGAATCAAAGGCTAAGATGGATGAGGGGGCACTGGGATGTAGCTGTGAGATATGGTCTTCTTCTTTTTAAGAAGGCCATTTTTGAGGGGAAGTTTTATATGCTTGATATGTTCTTTTATGCTATATCTCCGTTAAGGATACTTTTAGGAGGGGTTATTCTTTTCTTTCTCTTCTTTTCTCATGTGGCTGAAGTTGATATTGAGAGATTTTCTTATGTTTGGGTTTTTCCTTTCTGGTTTTGGTTTTTGATGTCTTTATGGATATGGCTTTATCCTTTTGTAGCTATGGTTCAGGAGAAGGTTCCCATAAGGGCTTTTCCTTACTTTATTTACTTATTTTTATGGAGCCTGACTTGGATACCCTTGGTGGCTCATGCTCTTTTAACATTTAGGGTTAAACAATGGTCTCATACGAGACATACGAGGGCTTTAACGTTAGAGGAGGTAAGCCAAGCTTAAGCTTTAAAGGGGATGGTGAGCATGTTACATATAAGAGTTAATGGTAAGTTGTTAGAAGTTCAAGAGGGAGTTAAGCTTATTGATATATTAAAAAACTTGGGATTAAAAGGTATTTTTATGGCAGAGGTGGATGGAGAAATAGTAGAATTAAGCTTTTCTGTTACGAAAGATTGTGAAGTAAGGTTTCTTGATTTTTCTCATCCTGCTTCTCAAAAGGCTTTTTGGCACACTGCTTCTCACATAATGGCACAAGCAGTTAAGAGGATTTTCCCTGGGGTTAAGCTAGGAATTGGGCCTGCTATAGAAAGTGGCTTTTACTATGACTTTGATCATTCCGAGGGCTTTTCTCCTGAAGATTTAGAAAAGATAGAAAAGGAAATGGAAAGGATAGTGGAGTTGGATTATCCTGTAATTAAAGAGGTAAAAACTAAGGATGAAGCTAAAGAGCTTCTTAAGGATGAACCTTACAAGCTTGAGCTTCTTGAAGATATCCCTAACGAAAAGGTTAGCTTTTATAGGCAAGGTGAATTTGTAGATCTTTGTGCTGGTCCTCATCTTCCCTCAACTGGATATGTTAAGCACTTTAAGCTTTTAAGTGTAGCTGGGGCATATTGGAAGGGAAATGAGAAAAATCCGATGCTTCAAAGAATTTATGGTACTGCTTTTCCAGAGAAAGAAATGCTTGAGGATTATCTGAATAGAATTGAGGAAGCTAAAAGAAGAGATCACAGGAGGCTTGGTAGAGAGTTAGAGCTTTTCAGTCTTCATGAGGAAGGCCCTGGGTTTCCGTTTTTCCATCCTAAGGGTATGATCATATTGAATGAGCTTATAGACTTTTGGCGAAAGGAGCATAGAAGGGCTGGTTATAGGGAGATTAGAACGCCTATTATTCTTTCAAGGGAGCTTTGGGAGAGATCCGGACACTGGGATCATTATAAAGAAAACATGTATTTTACTAAGATAGACGAAGCGGACTACGCTATAAAGCCTATGAATTGTCCTGGTGCTATTCTAGTTTTTAAGGAGGGTATGAGAAGCTACAGAGATCTTCCTCTTAGGTTAGCGGAACTAGGTGTGGTTCATAGGCATGAAAGATCAGGTGTTCTTCATGGTCTGATGAGAGTTAGAGCCTTTACTCAAGATGATGCCCATATATTCTGTACTCCTGATCAGATAAAAGGAGAGATAGAGGGGATCATTAAGCTTGCTGATCGCTTTTATAGGGACATCTTTGGTTTTGAGTACTCGGTAGTTTTAAGCACTAAGCCTGAAAAAGCTATGGGACCCGATGAGATATGGGAAAAGGCGACCAACGCTCTTAAAGCTACCTTGGAAGAGCTTTCTATCCCTTATGATATAAGGGAAGGGGAAGGTGCTTTTTATGGTCCAAAGATAGATTTTTTGCTTAAGGATTGCATAGGTAGGACATGGCAGTGTGGTACGATTCAGCTTGATTTTCTTATTCCAGAAAAGTTTGATGTAACCTATGTAGGTCCTGATGGTGGAAGATATAGGCCAGTTATGCTTCATAGGGTAATATATGGTAGTCTTGAGAGGTTTTTTGGAATTCTTATTGAGCATTATGCTGGTGCGTTTCCTTTATGGCTTGCTCCTGTTCAGGTTAGGGTGTTAACAGTAGGGGAAGCACACATACCTTTTGCCAAAGCGGTTTACGATGTTCTCTATCAGAGGGATTATAGGGTTGAGCTTGACGATAGAAATGAAAAGCTAGGTTATAAGATAAGAAGTGCCCAGCTTGAGAAGATTCCTTATATGCTTATAATAGGAGATAAAGAGGTAAGTGAGAGAAAAGTGTCTGTAAGAGAGAGAAAGGAAGGGGATATAGGTAGCTATACTCTAGAAGAATTCTTGGTTATGCTTGAAGAAAGGAAGAAAAGCTTTAAATAAAATTGAAGTTTTTAAGATTTTTTGTTGAGAAACCCTCGTCTTTAAGAGATTTTTTAAAAGAGAAGCTTGAATTTTCAGGAAGAGTAATAAAAAAAATTGTAGATAGGGGTTGGGTTTTCGTCAACGAGGAGAGAATACTTAAGGCGAATTTTCAGCTTCGTATTGGTGATAAGATTGAGGTTATTTTTCTTGAGTTAGATTCTAGCTATAAGGTCCTTTACGAAGATGATTATATTTTGGCCGTGGATAAGCCGCCGTTCGTTTTAACTAATGAATCACCTTGGAGCCTTGAAGCCATATTAAATAGAAATGGTAAAAGGGTTAGAGCTATACATAGATTAGATTTAGAGACAACTGGTGTCTTACTTTTCGCTAAAGATGATAATATCTTTGGAGTTTTTAAAGAGCTATTTAGAAAGAGGCTTCTTAACAAGGTTTACAAGGTTATAGCTGAGGGCAGTATAAGGGAAAGTTCTTTTAAGGTTAGCTTGCCTGTCGATGGAAAGGAGGCAATATCGCTTTTTAGGGTTATAGAAAGAAGTAAAATAGCTACATTTCTTGAAGTAAGGATACTGACTGGAAGAAAGCATCAGATAAGGATTCATCTTTCAAAGATTGGACACCCAGTCGTAGGTGAAAAGCTTTATAAGAGGGGTATAATCAGGGAAGAGGTTTTAAGAAAGATCCCGAGGATTATGATTCACTGTGAGGAAATATCGTTTGAGCACCCATTTTTAGGGAAATTTGTTAGTATTTTTTCTTCTCTTCCTGGTGATTTTAAAGAGGCCTTAAAAGCCCTGTTTTGACTTTACTTATCAAAGATTTCATGATATACTTCGATTGAAATTTCGAAGAAGGGGCATCTATCTGCCTCTCACCCTGTGGCTGAAGGCTAGCTTACAGGGTAGAATAAAGGGGATAACTTTAAGAGGGCAGATAGGTGTATTCTATCTGCCCTCTTAAAATTTTATGGAGGTGATGGATATTAAGGAATATCGTATTAATGAAGAAATTAGGGCAAAAAGAGTCCGACTTATTGATGAAGATGGAAGACAGATTGGTATCATGGATATCAGTGAAGCTTTGAAGATAGCAAATGATAAACAACTGGATCTTGTAGAGGTGGCTGCAGAGGCTGATCCCCCAGTTTGTAAGCTAATGGATTATGGCAAGTATCGTTACGAGCTTAAGAAAAAGATGAAGCAGTCTAAGAATAAGCCTAGGGGGGCAGTTGTTAAAGAGGTAAGAATGCGACCTAAGATAGAGGAGCATGACTATAGGTTTAAGCTTAAGAACATAAGAGAGTTTCTTCAGGAGGGGTGTAAGGTAAAAGTTTCCATGCTTTTTAAGGGTAGAGAGATGAGTTATGCCGAAGATGGTAAGGATATCTTGATGAAGGTAATAGAGGAAACAAAGGACCTTAGCAGGCTTGAATGGGGTCCGAGAGCTGAAGGATGGTCTATAAGCGTTATGCTTGCTCCAAAATAGAGGAGGGATGTTCTGATGATGAAAACTCGTAAAAGCATAGCACGCAGGTTTAAGTTAACTGCTACTGGGAAAGTTAAATATATGAAGACAGGGCGGAGCCATCTTTTAAGAAGAAAGAGCTCCAAGAGGAAAAGACAGTTGAGGAAAGCTGCTTATTTAAGCGGTAGAGATGCTATTAATGTTAAAAAGATGTTACCTTACGCCTAAAGCGGATTTTCGAAAAGGGGTGAGAGTATATGAGGGTTAAGAATGCAAGCTCTGGAAAAGGGAGAAGAAAGAAGCTTTTTAAGCTTACAAAAGGTTATTATGGTCAGAAGAAAAATGTTTTTAAAAGAGCTCATGAGGCAATGTTGAAAGCTCTTAGCTATTCTTATAGAGATAGAAGAGCTAAGAAGGGGGATTTCAGAAAGCTATGGATAGCGAGGATAAATGCGGCAGCCCGTGAGGAAGGTCTTACTTACAATCGTTTTATCAATGGGCTTAAGAAAGCTGGAGTGGCTATAAATAGAAAGGTTTTAGCTGAGCTTGCCATTCACGATAGGGAATCTTTCTCTGAGCTTGTAAGAATTGCCAAGGAAAACCTTGGGGTTGCTTAGAGAGGGATCGATTATGAACCTTGAGAATATAAGAATAGAATTTCTCAAAGATATCGGGGAGGCTAAAAGCCTCCCCATTCTGTATGAGATTAAAGCTAAATATATAGGGAGAAAGGGGATAGTAACTGCGCTTTTCAAGAACTTTAAGGATCTTTCCCCTGAGGAGAGAAAAGAAAAGGGCAAAGTTTTAAATGAACTGAAAGAATGGATAGAAGAAGAGATTAATAAAAGAGAAGAGGAAATCCTTAAAGCAGAGGCTCTTAAAAGAGAAATTGAGGGTAAAGTGGATTTTACTTTACCTGGAAGGCGCATCAAGAGAGGTAATCTTCATCCTTTAAGTAGAGTTTTAAGAGAAATAATAGAGATTTTTTCCTCTATGGGGTTTTCTCTTGAAGAGGGTCCTGAGATTGAGCTTGACTATTATAATTTTGAAGCTTTAAACATTCCAAGGGATCATCCCGCAAGGGATATGCATGATACGTTCTATATAACTGATAATGCTTTGTTAAGGACTCATACCTCTCCTGTTCAAATAAGAGCTATGAAAAAGAGGAAGCCTCCATTAAGAGTTATATCGGCTGGAAAGGTCTACAGAAGGGATTCTGATCCTACGCATTCACCAATGTTTCATCAGGTTGAAGGACTTTTAGTCGATGAGGATGTTAAGCTTGCGGATCTTAAGGGGGTTCTATCTGAGTTTGCTAATAGAATATTCGGTGGGAAGAGGAAGATAAGATTTAGGCCTAGCTATTTCCCCTTTACCGAACCAAGCGTTGAGGTTGATGTGGAATGCGTTAGATGTGGTGGAAGAGAGGAAAGTTGTGTGGTTTGTAAAGGCACTGGGTGGCTTGAAATATTGGGTGCAGGGATGGTTCATCCTGAGGTGTTTAAAGCTGTGGGTTATGATAGTGGTAAATATGTAGGATTTGCTTTTGGACTTGGTGTTGAAAGAATAGCTATGCTTAAGTATGGTATAGATGATATAAGGCTTTTCTTTGAGAATGATCTTCGTTTCTTGCGTCAGTTTTAAGGAGGGGTGACTAATGAAAGTTTCTTTTAAATGGTTAAAGGAATTTATAGAAATAAACTTTTCACCAGAGGCTTTGGCTGAACGTTTACTTATGGTTGGACTTGAAGTTGAGGATATAGTCTATCTTAACCCTGGGTTGGATGGTGTAATTTGTGCGACTTTATCTGGTTTGAGTAGGCTTGATGATGGTTATATTGTTTATCTTAGGGTTAAAGATAAAACGTATAGAGCTTTTTATAAGGGCGAAGCAGTCTTGATCGAGGGTAAGAAAGTTGCTATTGCCACAGTAGGAGCTTCTATAGCTTCTAAATTGGTTAAAAGCTATGAAGTTTCTGGCTTAGAATTCGATGCTTTTCTTCCTTCGGAGGAAGAGCTTCGTATAGGTGAGGGGAAAGGACCTATCTTTCTTCCTGATGAATCTCAAGAGGGCGATACTCTTGTTAGGCTTTATGAGCTTGATGATGTCATATTGGATATAAGCGTTACTCCTAATAGAGGAGATTGTCTTAGTGTAATAGGTATAGCGAGGGAAATAGCAGCTATAAAGGGTATTGGTCCTAGGGGGCTTTTACCTAAGTTTGATCTTGAGGAGAAAGGAAGAGATATAAGAGAGCTTGTGAGTGTGGAAGTAGAAGATTACGATTTGTGTCCAAGATATGTTGGTAGAGTGATAGAGGGCGTTAAAGTTACTGAAAGCCCTCTTTGGTTAAAAAGAAGGTTGATTCACTGTGGGCTAAGGCCTATAAATAATGTGGTTGATGCTACTAATTATGTTATGCTTGAGCTTGGGCAACCACTTCATGCCTTTGATCTTAATTTAATAAGAAAGAGGAAAGTTATAGTTAGGAGAGCGCGAAACGGAGAAAAAATACGTTGTATAGATGGTGTTGAAAGAACTCTTTCAAACAACGACCTTGTTATAGCTGATGCAGAAAGAGCTATAGGTATAGCTGGAGTTATAGGAGGAGAGAATACCGAGATATGGAGCGGAACTAAAGATGTATTTCTAGAATCTGCCTTTTTCAATCCCTCTTCGATTAGAATGACTGCGCGATCTTTAGGGATAACTACAGAGGCTTCCTATAGATTTGAGAGAAGGGTTGATCCAGGTAATACTCTTTTTGCTGCAGATAGAGCCGCTTATCTTATTTCTAAAATTGCCCTCGGTAGGGTTTCGAAAGGATATCATGATCTTTGTAGAGATAGCTTTAAACCATGGTTTGTCATAATGAGACCCGAGAGAGTCAATAGAATTTTGGGGACTCAGCTTAAACCGGATGAAATTATAACTATTATTTCTTCTCTTGGTTTTAGCTCAAGATATAAAGAGGACCTTCTTGAGGTTGAAGTGCCTACCTACAGGGGTGATATTCAGAGAGAAATAGACCTTATAGAGGAAGTGGCTCGCATATACGGTTATGTTAAAGTTCCGCCAAGAATGCCTTGGGGAGAAACTCAGGTTGGGGGTTTAGATGAGATACAGAAGCTAGAGTGGAGGGTAAGAGATATTCTTATAGGAGAGGGTTTTAATGAGGTTATAACTTATAGCTTCATAGATCCCGAGATTTTCGATAGACTTCTTTTGCCTCAGGGACACCCATTGAAAGAGTGTATTTCTTTACTTAATCCTCTTAAAGAAAATCAATCTGTAATGAGAACATTTATGCTTCCTGGGCTTATTTCTGCTCTATTATTTAACTATAGAAAAGGGAGTAAAGACATATTTTTATTTGAAGTAGGTAAGGTCTTTAGAACAGAATTAACCTTTGAAGGACTCCCTGTGGAGATCAACAAGCTAGGGATGATAATGCTTGGAGGAATAGATAAGGAGCTGATTACAGGGTCTGTTATTCCTAGAGATATTCTTAACCTTAAGGGAGCTTTAGAAAACCTGTTCGAAAGCTTTAAAGTTGTTGCCGATTTTAGGGATATCGAGGAAGACTTGCCTTTTCTTGTAAAGTTTAGGTCTTCATCGATATATATTCTCGGTGAGAGAGTAGGTTGGATCGGTGAAATAAGTCCTAAAATAAGTATTGCTTTTGAAGTGAACGAACCTATATACGCTGCTGAAATAGACCTTGATAGGTTCTTTACTTTAGTTCCTAAGGAGATAAAGTATAAGGAGCTTCCTAGATTTCCATCTACGAGAAGGGATGTTTCTGTATTAGTTCCCTTAGATAGAAAGGCAAAGGAAGTGGAG harbors:
- the gltX gene encoding glutamate--tRNA ligase, whose protein sequence is MNVRVRFAPSPTGFLHVGGARTALYNYLFAKRMGGSFILRIEDTDRERSTIEAEKSIMEDLKWLGLFWDEGPYRQTERLSLYKEHALELLEKGFAYKCYCTESEIEEMRDEMLLRRIAPKYNGRCKKLSEDEKRRLENEGRVPAIRFKVPESGELIFKDIVRGELRFSLSDVGDFVIMRSDGIPTYNFAVVVDDHYMSITHVIRADEHIANTPKQLLIYQAFGWEPPQFAHVSMILGPDRSKLSKRHGAVSISQYRKEGYLPEAMNNYLLLLGWSPPDEREIFSMDEMVKAFSLDRLSKSPAIFDIGKLRWMNGHYMRNLPLDKVYEYSLPFFLEKGFPMDEGWLKRVVFVYREHTSTLQEMVDEALPLINFSLPLPLEMEETLRDENVPKVLKTFIEVFSPFKYKNVSFSEAWELLKEVVNRVGLKRGKVLFPLRVAVTGRKSGPELYYIIELLGVRKALLRVEEVLSYVGGK
- a CDS encoding glycosyltransferase family 2 protein, with the translated sequence MEETLYNYILFFLQTFTALVGGYYVVIYTLSFLPWKEKKSHAVDEYLRFVILIPAHNEEKVVGKLISNLRELDYPKELYKIVVIADNCTDNTAKVAREAGAMVWERTDSKRRGKQYALDWAFRKLLKRKEFDAVCVFDADNLVSLNFLKKVNERMLSGEKVLQCYLDTKNPFDSWITKAYALGYWISNRVFQFARWRTGLSAVLGGTGFAISMDLIKKYALGLSSLTEDLELTMRLNLAGIKVGWIHDAKVYDEKPLTFKESWNQRLRWMRGHWDVAVRYGLLLFKKAIFEGKFYMLDMFFYAISPLRILLGGVILFFLFFSHVAEVDIERFSYVWVFPFWFWFLMSLWIWLYPFVAMVQEKVPIRAFPYFIYLFLWSLTWIPLVAHALLTFRVKQWSHTRHTRALTLEEVSQA
- the thrS gene encoding threonine--tRNA ligase, which codes for MLHIRVNGKLLEVQEGVKLIDILKNLGLKGIFMAEVDGEIVELSFSVTKDCEVRFLDFSHPASQKAFWHTASHIMAQAVKRIFPGVKLGIGPAIESGFYYDFDHSEGFSPEDLEKIEKEMERIVELDYPVIKEVKTKDEAKELLKDEPYKLELLEDIPNEKVSFYRQGEFVDLCAGPHLPSTGYVKHFKLLSVAGAYWKGNEKNPMLQRIYGTAFPEKEMLEDYLNRIEEAKRRDHRRLGRELELFSLHEEGPGFPFFHPKGMIILNELIDFWRKEHRRAGYREIRTPIILSRELWERSGHWDHYKENMYFTKIDEADYAIKPMNCPGAILVFKEGMRSYRDLPLRLAELGVVHRHERSGVLHGLMRVRAFTQDDAHIFCTPDQIKGEIEGIIKLADRFYRDIFGFEYSVVLSTKPEKAMGPDEIWEKATNALKATLEELSIPYDIREGEGAFYGPKIDFLLKDCIGRTWQCGTIQLDFLIPEKFDVTYVGPDGGRYRPVMLHRVIYGSLERFFGILIEHYAGAFPLWLAPVQVRVLTVGEAHIPFAKAVYDVLYQRDYRVELDDRNEKLGYKIRSAQLEKIPYMLIIGDKEVSERKVSVRERKEGDIGSYTLEEFLVMLEERKKSFK
- a CDS encoding RluA family pseudouridine synthase; translation: MKFLRFFVEKPSSLRDFLKEKLEFSGRVIKKIVDRGWVFVNEERILKANFQLRIGDKIEVIFLELDSSYKVLYEDDYILAVDKPPFVLTNESPWSLEAILNRNGKRVRAIHRLDLETTGVLLFAKDDNIFGVFKELFRKRLLNKVYKVIAEGSIRESSFKVSLPVDGKEAISLFRVIERSKIATFLEVRILTGRKHQIRIHLSKIGHPVVGEKLYKRGIIREEVLRKIPRIMIHCEEISFEHPFLGKFVSIFSSLPGDFKEALKALF
- the infC gene encoding translation initiation factor IF-3, with the translated sequence MDIKEYRINEEIRAKRVRLIDEDGRQIGIMDISEALKIANDKQLDLVEVAAEADPPVCKLMDYGKYRYELKKKMKQSKNKPRGAVVKEVRMRPKIEEHDYRFKLKNIREFLQEGCKVKVSMLFKGREMSYAEDGKDILMKVIEETKDLSRLEWGPRAEGWSISVMLAPK
- the rpmI gene encoding 50S ribosomal protein L35; its protein translation is MMKTRKSIARRFKLTATGKVKYMKTGRSHLLRRKSSKRKRQLRKAAYLSGRDAINVKKMLPYA
- the rplT gene encoding 50S ribosomal protein L20, yielding MRVKNASSGKGRRKKLFKLTKGYYGQKKNVFKRAHEAMLKALSYSYRDRRAKKGDFRKLWIARINAAAREEGLTYNRFINGLKKAGVAINRKVLAELAIHDRESFSELVRIAKENLGVA
- the pheS gene encoding phenylalanine--tRNA ligase subunit alpha; amino-acid sequence: MNLENIRIEFLKDIGEAKSLPILYEIKAKYIGRKGIVTALFKNFKDLSPEERKEKGKVLNELKEWIEEEINKREEEILKAEALKREIEGKVDFTLPGRRIKRGNLHPLSRVLREIIEIFSSMGFSLEEGPEIELDYYNFEALNIPRDHPARDMHDTFYITDNALLRTHTSPVQIRAMKKRKPPLRVISAGKVYRRDSDPTHSPMFHQVEGLLVDEDVKLADLKGVLSEFANRIFGGKRKIRFRPSYFPFTEPSVEVDVECVRCGGREESCVVCKGTGWLEILGAGMVHPEVFKAVGYDSGKYVGFAFGLGVERIAMLKYGIDDIRLFFENDLRFLRQF
- the pheT gene encoding phenylalanine--tRNA ligase subunit beta, with amino-acid sequence MKVSFKWLKEFIEINFSPEALAERLLMVGLEVEDIVYLNPGLDGVICATLSGLSRLDDGYIVYLRVKDKTYRAFYKGEAVLIEGKKVAIATVGASIASKLVKSYEVSGLEFDAFLPSEEELRIGEGKGPIFLPDESQEGDTLVRLYELDDVILDISVTPNRGDCLSVIGIAREIAAIKGIGPRGLLPKFDLEEKGRDIRELVSVEVEDYDLCPRYVGRVIEGVKVTESPLWLKRRLIHCGLRPINNVVDATNYVMLELGQPLHAFDLNLIRKRKVIVRRARNGEKIRCIDGVERTLSNNDLVIADAERAIGIAGVIGGENTEIWSGTKDVFLESAFFNPSSIRMTARSLGITTEASYRFERRVDPGNTLFAADRAAYLISKIALGRVSKGYHDLCRDSFKPWFVIMRPERVNRILGTQLKPDEIITIISSLGFSSRYKEDLLEVEVPTYRGDIQREIDLIEEVARIYGYVKVPPRMPWGETQVGGLDEIQKLEWRVRDILIGEGFNEVITYSFIDPEIFDRLLLPQGHPLKECISLLNPLKENQSVMRTFMLPGLISALLFNYRKGSKDIFLFEVGKVFRTELTFEGLPVEINKLGMIMLGGIDKELITGSVIPRDILNLKGALENLFESFKVVADFRDIEEDLPFLVKFRSSSIYILGERVGWIGEISPKISIAFEVNEPIYAAEIDLDRFFTLVPKEIKYKELPRFPSTRRDVSVLVPLDRKAKEVESVIKSIGGEIVEEVRLFDFYQGPQVPQGYRSLTFCVIYRAKDRTLKDEEVEEVHLKVRKELERSGFKVR